GCAATCCAATCTCTTCTGGTGTCAATGGGCAACGCCCTTGATTTCTCAACTCTTCATCAGTGAACTGGGAGTTAAGAACCCTTCCCTGCCAGATCGCTTGCCTATATTTGGCTAGAGCCAGTTTCTCAGCtttgcccccaccaaaatcaCATGCTGAATGAGCTGCCATATCCTGCACAATGACAAGGTTAACGAATGAGCACCTGGAATCATGTAGCAAAACCTTTAGAACATAAACTCAGAAAATTTTGACAGTCCCGAGTAATATAAAAAAGAGGGCATGGGATTCCGCAAAATCAAACAGCCACTCAATGACTTTATGAGCTCAAAGATATAGATGCCCAATGATATACTGATTGTCTCAGATGTTTGACATCACATTTTGGCTGTCACAAAAAGCATAAAATGTTGTGGTGTGATAGCTTGAACAGTATATTAGTTATCATTTTTTTGTAACTGCACATGATTAGGACATGCCTATCCAAGCGACTTCATGCCTGCCACAGGTACAGACACTGGAAGGTGGACAGTCCACGTGGTTTACAAGAGAGATGACTTGTTAGGTATCTTGAAAATAGAGCAGGCTCAAACCTGTAGTGACTAGTCAGGAAACCCATGCTTACTGAAGTAAATTGAGCAAGTTACCCTTCACAATAATGTCAAATATGTTGTCGCCCAAACCTTCAGACCATAGTCTTAGAAAATTCTCAAAAGCCAGAGATACAATATATGTGCATGGTATGTAGAAATGGGCATACTTTATCAAACCGAAGATGTAGCACTGCAAACTTCCCTGCCCCTTCTGTGCTCTCCTGGAGATAGTCGGTGCCAAGTGCTCCCCTTTTGCCAGAAGGATAGCGGAGGCGGCTGACAAGAGCATCACCAAGTGCTCTAACATGAGGAACAAAAACTAAAGCTTGGAAGTTAACTTTACATCGTAGCCGTTGGATGTCCACAGGTAAGTTGTCAAAAGCCAGACGATGAGAGAATGGGGCAATCGCAGCAATTCCATAACTGATCATCCAAACACATTTCAAATCTCAGAAAACACACAGATTAAGAGTCCAAACCAATTCCATAAAACCTATAAGCCAATCCCTAAGCAATTTTGAGGCGTTGAAGGGTACAAATCAATAAACTATTTGGCAGCATCCCCTTGGCTccttttttatgtaattaaatatccagaaaaaatatataaacaagagCAACAGGAGCATCCACAGACAAAAAAGCTGGCAACCTTCTTCCATTCTTAATGTAGGAAGTTACTTTATACACATAACTAACAAGTAGCAATCATCTAATACTATCAATCAAATATGTGCTAAAATGTTCGAGTAATTTGCATTAGAGATTCCACTGACTGGCGTTCCAAGTGTACGGGAGATCCAAGAACTAGAAAATTCTAGGTAATTTCTGAAGGTCATTCATTCTATGTAAATGTTACACAGAGAcataaaaatactaatttaaaagcCACGCACCTTGTCATTCAGTCACATATTGGAACTATAACTTTTGGGCAATGTAAATTAATAGCTATGCCTCCACATGTACACAACACAACTAGACATGGCCTATCTAAGATAGTCTGTTCTATGAATAAGCATGAAGAAATTTGGAACACAGAGTAATCTCAAATAGTTCAAATCCATTTATCCCCATGTTTATATCTCATAGTCCATTTCTGCTTACAATTTACTTAAACATTCTTGTATGTATATAGCATTCATAACATTCTAGATCTTCCATTGAAAGAATGCATCTAAGTTCACCAATAAATTGTGGTTTATGCAAAAAACATACCATCTTTTAGGCTTTAATTAGCCATATAAATCATACTTCTATTACCTTTGGACCatacatttgaaaaaatattttgcctTATATCTAATAAAAGACTTGAGAAGCAACCAACCTTTGTAGTACAGGCAGCACATTCTCTAGATACCAGCTAGCAGAAGCATGAACTGGTGCTGTCTTAATCCTAGTAGTTCGGATTGCTGTAGCATAATACTCCCTTGTGCTCCAGAAGAACTCATATGGCAGCTCTTTCACAATAGAAATATCATCCTTCAATGTATCGATAAAATGATCCACATCAAATATATCCATGAATGAGCTGCAAAGGAAAATAAACATGCAACTTCAGTACAAAGCCCCTTGGGATAACGAAATAGGCAAAACACAGTCTTTGTAAATATAGATCCTGCAGCTACCTTGAATCTTGCCAAACAGGATTCACTTCAAGATGAGGGATCACCAGTGTGGCATTCAGTATTTTAGCAACAGCTACTGCATCACATATCTTTAAGgggaaaaaacaaacaaacaaacaaaagaattgAGCTACTGAGTACTTCTTGAAACAGACAAGTTACTTTTTTTATGGGTAAACAAATTTATATTGATCAAAAGGTtaggcaaaagcccaagtatacaggacATATACAAAAGAAATACTGCCTGAGCGTGCAAAACAGACAAGTTACTTAAGCTTTTATCAGGAAAATGATTGCTATTCAAGATCCAAATATTCTGATCAAATATTGAAATTCACATTTAGAATAGTTAGGTACCTACCCCCATTCTCTGCTGGTTCAACCCTCCATCAAGAAATACCTGAATGTATCCTTGAGATTTCTCAGGTAATGCTGCTAAAAATGAAGCGTCAATCCATGAAAAGTCAATGCTTGATCGTGATTAATAAATATCAATACTTAATGTAGCATACAGTACGTTTAAGATAAAGCAAAATTCTTTATTGTTAGCCTGATTTCTCATCACTTACAAGGGGTTTTTGTTGATTCAACACAAGGTCTCAATCCTTGGTTGGCCAGAGGAATCCAGAGATCTGACTGCTCTGCATTTGTctgataaaaaaacatttatcaTGAAGAGAATTTTACTCAGACAAccaaaaaatcattcaaaaagcATGTCTGCTGCTCTCTTACAGTTTCACTTTGTAAAGCACTCTTGAGAAGACGAAAATGCCTCGGTTTTGGAGCATTCCATTCCTGTAAATGTCATACTGtgatttaatgtttttcttgtgATAAATATATTCAACTGTAAATTTAGGCCCCCCAAAAGATAAAATTCATGTAAATGGAACTAGGTTTAGAACAAGCGGATCATCatgc
This genomic window from Carya illinoinensis cultivar Pawnee chromosome 7, C.illinoinensisPawnee_v1, whole genome shotgun sequence contains:
- the LOC122316642 gene encoding O-fucosyltransferase 31 isoform X2 encodes the protein MMRLQYRPHRGGALAGLLVLLFPVFLPSLFSPLGHASPSMFSEWNAPKPRHFRLLKSALQSETTNAEQSDLWIPLANQGLRPCVESTKTPSLPEKSQGYIQVFLDGGLNQQRMGICDAVAVAKILNATLVIPHLEVNPVWQDSSSFMDIFDVDHFIDTLKDDISIVKELPYEFFWSTREYYATAIRTTRIKTAPVHASASWYLENVLPVLQSYGIAAIAPFSHRLAFDNLPVDIQRLRCKVNFQALVFVPHVRALGDALVSRLRYPSGKRGALGTDYLQESTEGAGKFAVLHLRFDKDMAAHSACDFGGGKAEKLALAKYRQAIWQGRVLNSQFTDEELRNQGRCPLTPEEIGLLLAALGFDNSTRLYLASHKVYGGEARISTLRTLFPLMEDKKSLASAVERAQIKGKASLLAAVDYYVSMHSDIFISASPGNMHNALVGHRTYENLKTIRPNMALLGQLFLNKSIVWSDFQQAVIEGHENRQGQIRVRKPKQSIYTYPAPDCMCNA
- the LOC122316642 gene encoding O-fucosyltransferase 31 isoform X1 encodes the protein MMRLQYRPHRGGALAGLLVLLFPVFLPSLFSPLGHASPSMFSEWNAPKPRHFRLLKSALQSETTNAEQSDLWIPLANQGLRPCVESTKTPSALPEKSQGYIQVFLDGGLNQQRMGICDAVAVAKILNATLVIPHLEVNPVWQDSSSFMDIFDVDHFIDTLKDDISIVKELPYEFFWSTREYYATAIRTTRIKTAPVHASASWYLENVLPVLQSYGIAAIAPFSHRLAFDNLPVDIQRLRCKVNFQALVFVPHVRALGDALVSRLRYPSGKRGALGTDYLQESTEGAGKFAVLHLRFDKDMAAHSACDFGGGKAEKLALAKYRQAIWQGRVLNSQFTDEELRNQGRCPLTPEEIGLLLAALGFDNSTRLYLASHKVYGGEARISTLRTLFPLMEDKKSLASAVERAQIKGKASLLAAVDYYVSMHSDIFISASPGNMHNALVGHRTYENLKTIRPNMALLGQLFLNKSIVWSDFQQAVIEGHENRQGQIRVRKPKQSIYTYPAPDCMCNA